From one Henriciella marina DSM 19595 genomic stretch:
- the amt gene encoding ammonium transporter codes for MNSMVKRAIRGLAAMPVVASLALSASAQDAFDTSAYVDNSYLFLIGGIIVMFMAAGFCMLEAGLVRKKNAAMQSMKNVALFSVAGIMFWLVGYSMAYPGETIAGWIGMPDFFWKPEDSMENSYAASSDWFFQMVFVATAASIVSGTVAERIKLWPFLIFTAVLTAFIYPIVASWEWGGGALDSQFAFSDFAGSTLVHSTGGWAALVGAIIIGPRAGKYVNGAVHPMPGSNIPLAALGTFILWFGWFGFNGASQLAAGTFDDINSVANIFANTNMAACGGVLGAMTLTSILYKGKVDATMAFNGAIGGLVSITAEPLAPSMGLSILIGAIGGCLVVVTVPLLDKLKIDDVVGAIPAHLVCGIWGTMIVPLSYANDIGLNEAGNPSYFGQFVGVAACAIFVSIASAIVWIALKATVGVRPTEEEEIAGMDKTEVGLEAYPEFS; via the coding sequence ATGAACAGCATGGTTAAAAGGGCAATTCGGGGGCTAGCGGCTATGCCGGTCGTGGCCTCCCTGGCGCTAAGCGCCTCAGCGCAGGACGCATTCGATACCAGCGCATATGTCGACAACAGTTATCTCTTCCTGATCGGCGGCATTATCGTGATGTTCATGGCGGCTGGCTTCTGTATGCTGGAAGCAGGCTTGGTGCGTAAGAAAAACGCGGCCATGCAGTCCATGAAGAACGTAGCACTATTCTCGGTTGCGGGCATCATGTTCTGGCTTGTCGGCTATAGCATGGCCTATCCAGGCGAAACGATCGCCGGCTGGATCGGCATGCCGGACTTTTTCTGGAAACCGGAAGATAGCATGGAGAATTCCTACGCTGCTTCATCTGACTGGTTCTTCCAGATGGTCTTCGTCGCAACGGCCGCCTCAATCGTGTCGGGTACGGTCGCAGAGCGCATCAAGCTCTGGCCATTCCTGATCTTCACGGCGGTTCTGACGGCGTTCATCTATCCGATCGTGGCGTCCTGGGAATGGGGCGGCGGCGCACTGGACTCGCAGTTTGCGTTCTCTGACTTTGCAGGCTCCACGCTGGTTCACTCGACCGGTGGCTGGGCTGCACTCGTCGGTGCCATCATCATCGGCCCACGCGCTGGCAAGTACGTAAACGGTGCCGTCCACCCGATGCCGGGCTCGAACATCCCGCTCGCGGCGCTGGGTACCTTCATCCTCTGGTTCGGCTGGTTCGGCTTCAACGGCGCCTCGCAGCTTGCTGCCGGCACGTTTGATGACATCAACTCTGTCGCAAACATCTTTGCCAACACGAACATGGCTGCATGCGGCGGTGTGCTTGGTGCGATGACCCTGACCTCGATCCTCTACAAGGGCAAAGTCGACGCAACCATGGCCTTCAATGGTGCCATCGGTGGTCTCGTCTCGATTACGGCAGAGCCGCTTGCGCCTTCGATGGGGCTTTCGATCCTCATCGGTGCGATTGGTGGTTGTCTGGTGGTTGTCACCGTGCCGCTGCTCGACAAGCTGAAAATCGATGATGTCGTCGGTGCCATTCCGGCTCACCTTGTCTGCGGCATCTGGGGCACGATGATCGTCCCTCTGTCCTACGCAAATGACATCGGCCTCAACGAAGCTGGTAATCCGAGCTATTTCGGCCAGTTCGTCGGCGTCGCTGCCTGCGCAATCTTCGTGTCCATTGCTTCTGCGATCGTCTGGATCGCGCTGAAGGCAACGGTTGGCGTCCGTCCTACCGAGGAAGAGGAAATCGCCGGCATGGACAAGACCGAAGTTGGCCTCGAGGCCTATCCAGAATTCAGCTAA
- a CDS encoding FAD-dependent monooxygenase, with translation MTDIETEIAIIGAGPAGGSLALALAQAGFDTILVDARDPAAAPREDTRNFAVVTGSWRLLSAIGIADRIAGQTQPLHGLEAVDGGTHWFGAPSVLFGDEDLMHRSEGETLGHMIQAPVLQSALDEAIAAEPRIRVMAPALFKTCEPSPGFVNVQLEDGSQIKAKLLVGADGVNSPVRNAAGITVEGRDYGKSVFAANVTLSRPHDGIARQLFTPEGPFATLPLPGDRANLAWYMKRGAPEALAKLPPEEVEAELDHRFSGFAGEMKIDGPMGSYPLILQIAEHMVADRVALVGDAARRINPLAGQGLNQGFRDIAALHEVLVESDRAGLDIGAAQSLGRYETARRFDANSASLALDAIDRLFSNDSMLTKPVRTLGLLAASALSPMRHRLAALASASSPDLPPLMQSQSDLSPL, from the coding sequence ATGACCGACATCGAGACAGAGATTGCCATCATTGGCGCGGGACCCGCGGGCGGATCGCTCGCGCTTGCACTGGCACAGGCCGGATTCGACACGATCCTTGTCGATGCGCGCGATCCTGCCGCCGCCCCGCGGGAAGACACCCGCAACTTCGCCGTGGTGACGGGCAGCTGGCGGTTGCTCTCTGCAATCGGCATTGCTGACAGGATCGCCGGGCAGACCCAACCGCTACATGGTCTGGAAGCCGTTGATGGCGGCACTCACTGGTTCGGCGCGCCATCGGTTCTTTTTGGCGATGAGGATCTGATGCACCGGTCCGAGGGCGAAACTCTCGGCCATATGATCCAGGCCCCGGTGCTTCAGTCCGCGCTTGATGAGGCGATTGCCGCTGAGCCGCGCATTCGCGTCATGGCCCCGGCCCTCTTCAAAACCTGCGAGCCTTCCCCGGGCTTTGTTAATGTGCAGCTGGAGGATGGCAGCCAGATCAAGGCAAAGCTGCTGGTCGGCGCTGATGGCGTGAATTCGCCCGTTCGTAATGCGGCCGGCATTACGGTCGAGGGCCGCGACTATGGCAAATCTGTCTTCGCGGCCAATGTGACCCTGTCGCGCCCGCATGACGGCATTGCCCGCCAGCTCTTCACCCCCGAAGGCCCGTTCGCGACCCTGCCCCTGCCGGGCGACCGCGCAAATCTCGCCTGGTACATGAAGCGCGGCGCGCCTGAAGCTCTCGCCAAACTGCCCCCAGAAGAGGTCGAGGCTGAACTCGATCACCGCTTTTCCGGCTTTGCAGGCGAGATGAAGATCGACGGCCCAATGGGCAGCTATCCGCTGATCCTGCAGATTGCCGAACACATGGTGGCAGATCGGGTCGCACTGGTTGGCGACGCAGCCCGCCGGATCAATCCGCTGGCAGGACAAGGCCTCAATCAGGGCTTCCGCGATATTGCCGCCCTGCATGAAGTGCTGGTCGAAAGCGACCGGGCCGGGCTCGATATCGGCGCAGCGCAGTCGCTTGGCCGCTATGAGACCGCGCGGCGCTTCGATGCCAATTCGGCATCGCTCGCACTCGACGCAATCGACCGGCTCTTTTCCAATGACAGCATGCTCACCAAGCCAGTCCGTACGCTTGGTCTTCTGGCAGCAAGTGCCCTCTCGCCAATGCGCCACCGCCTTGCGGCGCTGGCCAGCGCCTCTTCGCCTGACCTGCCGCCCCTGATGCAGTCGCAGTCAGACCTTTCGCCTCTCTAG
- a CDS encoding gamma-butyrobetaine hydroxylase-like domain-containing protein translates to MSVMPWPQELRFRKNAAELAIRFEDGFEASIPYKRLREESPSAEVRGHGAGPRPPQPPVPNDISVTAADPIGRYAVRIHFSDGHSSGLYTWQHLRDLGASQA, encoded by the coding sequence ATGAGTGTGATGCCCTGGCCGCAGGAGCTGCGGTTCCGAAAGAACGCTGCTGAGCTTGCCATCAGATTCGAAGACGGCTTCGAAGCCAGCATCCCTTATAAGCGTCTGCGCGAAGAGAGCCCATCTGCCGAAGTGCGAGGCCATGGCGCAGGCCCGCGCCCGCCGCAGCCGCCTGTCCCGAACGACATCAGCGTGACTGCCGCAGACCCGATCGGGCGATATGCGGTCCGCATTCACTTCAGCGATGGCCATTCAAGCGGGCTCTATACCTGGCAGCATCTGCGAGACCTTGGCGCTTCGCAGGCCTAG
- a CDS encoding Trm112 family protein — protein sequence MSDKSDHTETRATATDPRLLEQLICPVSRAPLVYDRERQELVSKRAQLAYPIRDGLPIMLESEARVLDESAGS from the coding sequence ATGAGCGATAAATCTGACCACACCGAAACGCGCGCGACAGCGACCGACCCACGCCTGCTTGAGCAGCTGATCTGTCCTGTCTCACGGGCGCCGCTTGTCTATGACCGCGAGCGTCAGGAGCTGGTCTCGAAGCGGGCGCAGCTCGCCTATCCGATCCGCGACGGCCTGCCCATCATGCTGGAAAGCGAGGCGCGGGTCCTCGATGAAAGCGCCGGGTCATGA
- a CDS encoding LON peptidase substrate-binding domain-containing protein, translating to MTRHGYRKVEDLPETIPVFPLSGALLFPRWSLPLNIFEPRYLNMIDDAMSGSRLIGMIQPATQDKVHPKLAGVGCVGRLTSYSETEDGRYLISLTGICRFSVRSELDVRTPYRQVSADWSAFAEDLQEPDLSGLPDRERLASALRKYVATHSMEVDWDAVETAPIETLVHALAAGCPFAAMEKQALLEAETVSARCRALIALLDMDTSGDDSSTLQ from the coding sequence ATGACAAGGCATGGCTACAGGAAGGTCGAAGACCTGCCGGAAACGATACCAGTGTTCCCACTGTCGGGTGCGCTGCTGTTCCCGCGCTGGTCGCTGCCCCTGAATATCTTCGAGCCGCGTTATCTCAACATGATTGATGACGCGATGTCCGGCTCTCGCCTGATAGGCATGATCCAGCCAGCGACGCAGGACAAGGTTCATCCGAAACTTGCTGGAGTGGGCTGTGTCGGCCGACTGACGAGCTATTCCGAAACCGAAGATGGCCGCTATCTGATCAGTCTGACGGGTATCTGCCGGTTCAGTGTCCGCAGCGAACTGGATGTGCGAACGCCCTACAGACAGGTGAGCGCCGACTGGTCCGCTTTCGCGGAAGATCTGCAGGAGCCGGATCTTTCTGGCCTGCCGGACCGTGAAAGACTGGCCTCCGCGCTTCGCAAATATGTGGCGACGCATTCGATGGAGGTCGACTGGGATGCCGTGGAGACGGCGCCGATCGAGACGCTGGTCCATGCGCTTGCGGCGGGCTGTCCGTTTGCGGCGATGGAAAAGCAGGCCCTGCTGGAAGCCGAGACGGTGTCCGCGCGGTGCCGCGCGCTCATCGCATTGCTTGACATGGACACGTCGGGCGATGATTCATCGACCCTGCAATGA